One Onychostoma macrolepis isolate SWU-2019 chromosome 15, ASM1243209v1, whole genome shotgun sequence DNA segment encodes these proteins:
- the LOC131521004 gene encoding P2Y purinoceptor 14-like — MDYINTTQTEPKNSTNISSVFTHQVLPVLYTIICACAFILNGLATWIFFRVPTSSALVVYLKNMVVADILMLFTYPWRVVGDLGYGGLQLKLIVCRFTAVLFYLSMYTGITFMSLISLERYFKIVRSTSSVSSFLQRVSVAKALALLTWCVMMFFMLPNTILTNQPMPKVFSCMALKSNLGRRWHEVSAHFNVGIFWVAFLLMVFCYTSIACHVYRSYKRVQQNSSKARQRSNRSIFSLLAVFVFCFVPYHVCRVPYTLSQNHKDDFSAYNRFILFQVKEATLFLSALNVCLDPVIYFFMCRTFRESLLQKMPSVNRENRRPSIGTGLSISNL, encoded by the coding sequence ATGGACTACATCAATACTACACAGACAGAACCAAAAAACAGCACGAACATCAGCAGCGTGTTCACACATCAGGTTCTGCCAGTGCTCTACACCATCATCTGCGCTTGTGCCTTCATTCTCAATGGACTCGCCACTTGGATCTTCTTCAGGGTTCCTACCTCCTCAGCCTTAGTAGTTTACCTAAAAAACATGGTGGTGGCAGACATTCTGATGTTGTTTACCTACCCGTGGCGTGTAGTGGGTGACCTCGGTTACGGCGGCTTGCAGTTGAAGCTGATAGTTTGCCGCTTCACAGCTGTGCTTTTCTACCTCAGCATGTACACAGGAATAACCTTCATGAGCCTCATCAGCTTGGAACGCTACTTCAAAATCGTGCGCAGTACCTCCAGTGTGTCTTCTTTTCTGCAGCGTGTTTCGGTAGCGAAGGCTCTCGCTCTGCTAACTTGGTGCGTCATGATGTTCTTCATGCTTCCGAACACCATATTAACCAACCAGCCGATGCCTAAGGTTTTCTCCTGCATGGCCCTGAAGAGCAACCTGGGTCGGCGCTGGCACGAAGTTTCAGCCCACTTCAATGTTGGAATCTTCTGGGTGGCGTTCCTGCTGATGGTGTTTTGCTACACCTCCATCGCTTGTCACGTTTACCGCTCTTACAAACGCGTGCAGCAGAACAGCAGTAAGGCGAGACAGCGATCAAATCGTAGCATCTTTAGCTTGCTGGCTGTCTTTGTCTTCTGCTTTGTTCCGTACCACGTTTGTCGTGTGCCCTATACACTTAGCCAAAACCACAAGGATGATTTTAGCGCCTACAACCGCTTCATTCTCTTCCAGGTCAAAGAAGCTACGCTCTTCCTGTCCGCCCTTAATGTGTGTCTGGATCCTGTCATCTACTTTTTCATGTGCAGGACATTCAGAGAGTCACTTTTGCAAAAGATGCCATCGGTAAACCGTGAAAACAGGCGGCCTTCAATAGGCACTGGGCTCAGTATCAGCAATCTGTAA
- the LOC131521005 gene encoding P2Y purinoceptor 14-like — protein sequence MDQNATNSTEGPCGLSEMPARPFFLCLYTVIFLASLVLNSITVYVYFCKATNQSSITIYMKNLAIADLFVCLCLILRIAKHAKSSMEIQRIYCNFGAPASYLNMYSSILFMGYIAANRYMKIARPLETHMLQTVRSTRYICIVTWAVLLCSNCAYIAAFVSTDKQTSAHSGFDCDSFHNSLLKQIYLALQIICFPLFFLVLVSLILFYWLNVQKLRQAQRTMPDQPGNAKLSKSKRNMQVLMVVFCVCFVPYHLVRLPYMFIKPLLQDCRAEQVFYILKELTVLLTVLNACLDPIIYFVFCKTFRAQLNLQRFCQSE from the exons ATGGACCAAAACGCAACCAATTCAACTGAAGGACCTTGTGGCTTGTCTGAAATGCCAGCTCGTCCGTTCTTCCTATGTTTATACACAGTGATTTTCCTGGCAAGCCTGGTGCTCAACAGCATTACAGTTTATGTGTACTTTTGCAAAGCTACAAATCAATCCAGCATCACAATCTATATGAAGAATCTGGCTATAGCCGACTTGTTTGTGTGCCTGTGTTTGATATTACGCATCGCTAAACATGCTAAAAGTTCAATGGAAATTCAGCGTATCTACTGTAACTTTGGTGCTCCAGCTTCCTACCTCAACATGTACTCCAGTATTCTCTTCATGGGCTACATCGCTGCAAACAG GTACATGAAGATTGCACGGCCACTGGAGACTCACATGCTGCAAACAGTCCGTTCGACACGCTACATCTGCATCGTGACCTGGGCTGTCCTGCTGTGCTCAAATTGTGCCTACATTGCTGCTTTTGTCAGCACTGATAAACAAACCTCTGCCCACAGTGGTTTCGACTGTGACAGCTTTCATAACAGCTTACTCAAACAGATCTACTTGGCCTTGCAGATCATTTGctttccattgttttttttggtgcTGGTATCCCTGATTCTGTTCTACTGGTTGAATGTACAGAAGCTTCGTCAAGCTCAGCGCACAATGCCGGATCAGCCTGGTAACGCTAAGCTCAGCAAGTCAAAGCGTAACATGCAAGTTCTGATGGTGGTTTTCTGCGTGTGTTTTGTGCCATATCACCTGGTGAGACTGCCGTACATGTTCATCAAACCCCTGCTGCAAGACTGCAGAGCAGAGCAGGTTTTCTACATTCTGAAGGAGCTGACTGTCCTGCTCACAGTACTAAATGCCTGCTTGGATCCAATTATTTACTTTGTATTTTGCAAGACCTTCAGAGCACAGCTTAACCTTCAAAGATTTTGCCAATCCGAATGA